One region of Miscanthus floridulus cultivar M001 chromosome 19, ASM1932011v1, whole genome shotgun sequence genomic DNA includes:
- the LOC136527736 gene encoding probable magnesium transporter NIPA6, which yields MTTMLLGEVANFIAYIFAPAVLVTPLGALSIIVSSVLAHFVLKERLEKLGVLGCVSCIVGSVIVVMHAPEEHMPNSVKEIWNLATQPGFLAYALTTLLLVGTLVVFFEPRYGQTNVLIYLGICSSMGSLTVVSIKAIGVAIKLTLDGVNQAAYPYTWLFLMVAIVCGVSQISYLNKALDTFNLAIVSPIYYVMFTTLTIVASGIMFKDWAGQSFSSIASELCGLITILSGTILLHTAEEGANNSSALLPWPLDKGSISWCISLSSDNLLKNVEEDYFAALQSSPAPV from the exons ATGACCACAA TGCTGCTTGGGGAGGTCGCAAACTTCATTGCTTACATATTTGCACCAGCTGTACTCGTAACTCCACTCGGAGCGTTAAGCATAATCGTGAG TTCAGTGTTGGCGCACTTTGTGCTCAAGGAGCGGCTTGAGAAGCTCGGGGTACTTGGATGTGTATCATGCATAGTAGGCTCAGTTATTGTTGTTATGCATGCTCCTGAAGAGCATATGCCTAACTCTGTCAAAGAAATCTGGAACCTAGCTACCCAACCAG GATTTCTAGCATATGCGCTGACAACATTGTTACTTGTGGGAACGCTAGTAGTCTTCTTTGAACCTCGATACGGTCAGACTAACGTCCTGATATATCTGGGTATCTGCTCTTCAATGGGATCACTAACG GTTGTTAGCATCAAAGCCATTGGTGTTGCCATAAAGCTTACACTGGATGGAGTGAATCAGGCTGCTTATCCATACACATGGCTTTTTCTTATGGTTGCAATTGTCTGTGGGGTTTCTCAAATAAGTTACCTGAACAAG GCATTGGATACCTTTAATCTGGCTATTGTTTCCCCTATTTATTATGTAATGTTTACTACCCTTACAATAGTGGCGAGTGGAATTATGTTTAAG GACTGGGCTGGTCAAAGCTTTAGTAGTATTGCTTCTGAATTATGTGGCCTAATAACCATCCTTTCTGGGACAATTTTGTTGCACACAGCAGAGGAGGGAGCCAACAATTCTTCAG CTTTGTTGCCTTGGCCTTTGGATAAAGGGTCTATATCATGGTGTATCAGCTTAAGCAGTGACAATCTGCTAAAGAATGTTGAAGAGGACTACTTTGCAGCTCTGCAAAGTTCACCTGCCCCAGTATGA
- the LOC136527422 gene encoding protein PSK SIMULATOR 2-like isoform X1, whose product MGCVCSRRFPEDAPPAPGPLATEYAARRGRYGPGDFDSGELAVPPPKPPHSHKVSDTGTFLGRASIAGLEKAVEVLDTLGSSMTNLNPGSGFLSGGTNRGNKACILAFEVANTIAKASSLWRSCSDESIEELKKEILHSDGVRILVSSNTIELLHIAAVDKREELAIFSREVIRFGDLCKDPIWHNLGRYFDKYASEKLVTDNTPHDHSKESMEATVQKLINLAQNTSELYHELHALDRFEQDFKRKFHEEESVPAARRETIMILHSELKHQRKLVKNLKKKSLWSSTLEDIVEKLVDIVIYLHKQIRDSFNEAGTEFCASEQTQNKRLGSCGLALHYANIINQIESIVSRPLSLPPSARDNLYHGLPITVKSALRSRLQTFNTEEERTVAQIKAEMQKTLRWLLPVAENTIGVHQGFGWVGEWANLGSDMSKKSGSHSVIRIQTLHHADKAKTEHYMLELVVLLHHLVTQVKNRGYGTSKSSRHDASSRSRKVAPDLQPDTETRHNTLPVNSCMASSPLSDCERAALDHLSFKRTSYGRSQSCEPPPGRRNKAHRSWDSCRSQGSSPAREFGRTTAVDRDTARDLDVIDGLDRLTSFSRPSSPTFC is encoded by the exons ATGGGGTGCGTGTGCTCGAGGCGGTTCCCGGAGGAcgcgccgccggcgccgggcCCGCTGGCGACCGAGTACGCCGCGCGCCGCGGGAGGTACGGGCCAGGGGACTtcgactccggcgagctcgccgtCCCGCCGCCCAAGCCGCCCCACTCCCACAAG GTATCAGACACAGGTACATTTTTGGGAAGAGCTAGCATTGCTGGTCTTGAAAAGGCTGTTGAAGTGTTAGATACGCTCGGGAGTAGCATGACAAATTTGAATCCTGGCAGCGGCTTTCTCTCTGGGGGAACCAACCGGGGGAATAAAGCCTGTATTTTAGCATTTGAAGTCGCAAATACAATAGCTAAAGCTTCTAGTTTGTGGAGGTCATGCTCTGATGAGAGTATAGAAGAGCTCAAGAAAGAGATTCTGCATTCAGATGGAGTGCGAATATTGGTGTCCTCAAATACCATTGAGCTGTTGCATATTGCTGCCGTTGATAAAAG GGAAGAACTTGCCATCTTTTCAAGAGAAGTAATACGATTTGGTGACCTCTGCAAAGATCCTATATGGCATAACTTGGGGCGATATTTCGACAAGTATGCCTCTGAAAA GTTAGTGACAGATAATACACCTCACGATCATTCAAAGGAGAGCATGGAAGCTACTGTCCAGAAATTGATTAATTTGGCACAGAATACTTCT GAGCTCTACCATGAATTGCATGCTCTGGACAGGTTTGAGCAGGATTTTAAAAGGAAATTTCATGAAGAGGAGTCTGTGCCAGCAGCTAGACGAG AGACTATAATGATATTGCATAGTGAATTAAAGCACCAGAGGAAGCTTGTGAAAAATCTGAAGAAGAAATCCTTGTGGTCTAGCACCTTGGAAGAT ATTGTGGAGAAACTTGTGGACATCGTAATATATTTACATAAACAAATCCGAGATTCATTTAATGAAGCTG GAACTGAATTCTGCGCTTCTGAACAAACTCAGAACAAAAGGCTAGGTTCCTGTGGTCTGGCACTACATTATGCTAACATTATCAATCAAATTGAAAGTATA GTTTCTCGGCCGCTCTCTCTTCCTCCTAGTGCAAGGGACAATTTGTACCATGGTCTGCCAATAACAGTAAAGTCAGCTCTGCGATCACGATTGCAAACATTCAACACCGAAGAAGAG CGTACAGTAGCTCAAATAAAAGCCGAAATGCAGAAAACTCTTCGCTGGCTTCTGCCGGTAGCAGAAAATACAATAGG GGTGCACCAAGGTTTTGGATGGGTCGGTGAATGGGCAAATCTTGG GAGTGACATGAGCAAGAAATCAGGCTCCCACAGCGTCATCCGCATCCAGACGCTTCACCATGCCGATAAGGCGAAAACCGAGCACTacatgctggagctggtggtgctCCTTCACCACCTGGTGACCCAGGTGAAGAACAGAGGCTACGGGACCAGCAAATCATCGAGGCACGACGCCTCGTCCCGGTCCCGCAAGGTGGCGCCTGACCTCCAACCGGATACAGAGACGAGGCACAACACGTTGCCGGTGAACAGCTGCATGGCCTCGAGCCCGCTGTCGGACTGCGAGCGCGCGGCGCTGGACCACCTGAGCTTCAAGAGGACGTCTTACGGCAGGAGCCAGAGCTGCGAGCCTCCACCTGGCCGACGGAACAAGGCTCACCGGAGCTGGGACTCGTGCCGGAGCCAGGGAAGCTCGCCGGCGAGGGAGTTCGGCAGGACCACAGCCGTGGACCGTGACACGGCCAGGGACCTTGATGTAATTGATGGCTTGGATAGACTGACTTCGTTCTCGCGCCCGTCCTCCCCAACGTTTTGCTAG
- the LOC136527422 gene encoding protein PSK SIMULATOR 2-like isoform X2 encodes MGCVCSRRFPEDAPPAPGPLATEYAARRGRYGPGDFDSGELAVPPPKPPHSHKVSDTGTFLGRASIAGLEKAVEVLDTLGSSMTNLNPGSGFLSGGTNRGNKACILAFEVANTIAKASSLWRSCSDESIEELKKEILHSDGVRILVSSNTIELLHIAAVDKREELAIFSREVIRFGDLCKDPIWHNLGRYFDKLVTDNTPHDHSKESMEATVQKLINLAQNTSELYHELHALDRFEQDFKRKFHEEESVPAARRETIMILHSELKHQRKLVKNLKKKSLWSSTLEDIVEKLVDIVIYLHKQIRDSFNEAGTEFCASEQTQNKRLGSCGLALHYANIINQIESIVSRPLSLPPSARDNLYHGLPITVKSALRSRLQTFNTEEERTVAQIKAEMQKTLRWLLPVAENTIGVHQGFGWVGEWANLGSDMSKKSGSHSVIRIQTLHHADKAKTEHYMLELVVLLHHLVTQVKNRGYGTSKSSRHDASSRSRKVAPDLQPDTETRHNTLPVNSCMASSPLSDCERAALDHLSFKRTSYGRSQSCEPPPGRRNKAHRSWDSCRSQGSSPAREFGRTTAVDRDTARDLDVIDGLDRLTSFSRPSSPTFC; translated from the exons ATGGGGTGCGTGTGCTCGAGGCGGTTCCCGGAGGAcgcgccgccggcgccgggcCCGCTGGCGACCGAGTACGCCGCGCGCCGCGGGAGGTACGGGCCAGGGGACTtcgactccggcgagctcgccgtCCCGCCGCCCAAGCCGCCCCACTCCCACAAG GTATCAGACACAGGTACATTTTTGGGAAGAGCTAGCATTGCTGGTCTTGAAAAGGCTGTTGAAGTGTTAGATACGCTCGGGAGTAGCATGACAAATTTGAATCCTGGCAGCGGCTTTCTCTCTGGGGGAACCAACCGGGGGAATAAAGCCTGTATTTTAGCATTTGAAGTCGCAAATACAATAGCTAAAGCTTCTAGTTTGTGGAGGTCATGCTCTGATGAGAGTATAGAAGAGCTCAAGAAAGAGATTCTGCATTCAGATGGAGTGCGAATATTGGTGTCCTCAAATACCATTGAGCTGTTGCATATTGCTGCCGTTGATAAAAG GGAAGAACTTGCCATCTTTTCAAGAGAAGTAATACGATTTGGTGACCTCTGCAAAGATCCTATATGGCATAACTTGGGGCGATATTTCGACAA GTTAGTGACAGATAATACACCTCACGATCATTCAAAGGAGAGCATGGAAGCTACTGTCCAGAAATTGATTAATTTGGCACAGAATACTTCT GAGCTCTACCATGAATTGCATGCTCTGGACAGGTTTGAGCAGGATTTTAAAAGGAAATTTCATGAAGAGGAGTCTGTGCCAGCAGCTAGACGAG AGACTATAATGATATTGCATAGTGAATTAAAGCACCAGAGGAAGCTTGTGAAAAATCTGAAGAAGAAATCCTTGTGGTCTAGCACCTTGGAAGAT ATTGTGGAGAAACTTGTGGACATCGTAATATATTTACATAAACAAATCCGAGATTCATTTAATGAAGCTG GAACTGAATTCTGCGCTTCTGAACAAACTCAGAACAAAAGGCTAGGTTCCTGTGGTCTGGCACTACATTATGCTAACATTATCAATCAAATTGAAAGTATA GTTTCTCGGCCGCTCTCTCTTCCTCCTAGTGCAAGGGACAATTTGTACCATGGTCTGCCAATAACAGTAAAGTCAGCTCTGCGATCACGATTGCAAACATTCAACACCGAAGAAGAG CGTACAGTAGCTCAAATAAAAGCCGAAATGCAGAAAACTCTTCGCTGGCTTCTGCCGGTAGCAGAAAATACAATAGG GGTGCACCAAGGTTTTGGATGGGTCGGTGAATGGGCAAATCTTGG GAGTGACATGAGCAAGAAATCAGGCTCCCACAGCGTCATCCGCATCCAGACGCTTCACCATGCCGATAAGGCGAAAACCGAGCACTacatgctggagctggtggtgctCCTTCACCACCTGGTGACCCAGGTGAAGAACAGAGGCTACGGGACCAGCAAATCATCGAGGCACGACGCCTCGTCCCGGTCCCGCAAGGTGGCGCCTGACCTCCAACCGGATACAGAGACGAGGCACAACACGTTGCCGGTGAACAGCTGCATGGCCTCGAGCCCGCTGTCGGACTGCGAGCGCGCGGCGCTGGACCACCTGAGCTTCAAGAGGACGTCTTACGGCAGGAGCCAGAGCTGCGAGCCTCCACCTGGCCGACGGAACAAGGCTCACCGGAGCTGGGACTCGTGCCGGAGCCAGGGAAGCTCGCCGGCGAGGGAGTTCGGCAGGACCACAGCCGTGGACCGTGACACGGCCAGGGACCTTGATGTAATTGATGGCTTGGATAGACTGACTTCGTTCTCGCGCCCGTCCTCCCCAACGTTTTGCTAG
- the LOC136527567 gene encoding chaperone protein dnaJ 11, chloroplastic-like, producing the protein MASFASTAVLPTCGAQRGSRCVARASLVAAPAPATARTHYEVLGVGAGASSCEIKAAYRRLAREVHPDAGGRGDEGFIRLHAAYATLADPDERARYDRAVAVAAPVRSGSWAAPAGAGFRPRRWETDQCW; encoded by the coding sequence ATGGCTTCGTTTGCATCGACGGCGGTTCTTCCGACCTGCGGCGCGCAGCGCGGCAGCCGGTGCGTGGCCCGCGCGTCCTTGGTGGCGGCGCCagctccggcgacggcgaggacgCACTACGAGGTGCTCGGGGTCGGGGCCGGCGCTAGCAGCTGCGAGATCAAGGCGGCGTACCGGCGCCTGGCGAGGGAGGTGCACCCGGACGCCGGCGGCCGCGGCGACGAGGGGTTCATCCGCCTGCACGCTGCGTACGCCACGCTCGCGGACCCCGACGAGCGCGCGCGCTACGACCGCGCCGTGGCCGTCGCCGCGCCGGTCCGGAGCGGCAGCTGGGCCGCGCCGGCGGGGGCGGGGTTCCGGCCGCGGAGGTGGGAGACGGACCAGTGCTGGTAG